One Cervus canadensis isolate Bull #8, Minnesota chromosome 1, ASM1932006v1, whole genome shotgun sequence genomic window carries:
- the MIF4GD gene encoding MIF4G domain-containing protein isoform X2 produces MTSAAARRGRPSLQRRGRGARARCRPSGLRARGRGAGAAGAVLSPTPVKSCCGWIVMGEPGREEYKIQCFDAETQQLLKTALKDPGAVDLEKVANVIVDHSLQDSVFSKEAGRMCYAIIQAESKQAGQSVFRRGLLNRLQQEYQTREQLRARSLQGWVCYVTFICNIFDYLRVNNMPMMALVNPVYDCLFRLAQPDSLSKEEETFKSTQDVSHLMQQSCPEHLPSDSRIGEDRSTPALQPHQPFCLLTSDLGNS; encoded by the exons ATGACCTCAGCGGCGGCGAGGCGCGGGCGGCCCAGCCTGCAGCGCCGCGGTCGCGGGGCGCGCGCACGATGTCGGCCGAGCGGCCTTCGGGCACGCGGGCGCGGCGCCGGCGCGGCAG gTGCTGTCCTTAGTCCCACCCCAGTAAAGAGCTGCTGCGGCTGGATAGTCATGGGGGAGCCGGGTAGAGAGGAGTATAAAATCCAGTGTTTTGATGCAGAGACCCAGCAGCTGCTGAAGACAGCTCTCAAAG ATCCAGGTGCCGTGGACTTGGAGAAAGTGGCCAATGTGATTGTGGACCATTCTCTGCAGGACAGTGTGTTCAGCAAGGAAGCAGGACGCATGTGCTACGCCATCATTCAG GCAGAGAGCAAGCAAGCGGGCCAGAGTGTCTTCCGCCGTGGACTCCTCAACCGGCTGCAGCAGGAGTACCAGACTCGGGAGCAGCTTCGAGCCCGCTCCCTGCAGGGCTGGGTCTGCTACGTCACCTTTATCTGCAACATCTTTGACTACCTGAGG GTGAACAACATGCCCATGATGGCCCTGGTGAACCCCGTCTACGACTGCCTCTTCCGGCTGGCCCAGCCCGACAGCCTGagcaaggaggaggag ACTTTCAAGAGCACCCAAGATGTTTCCCACTTAATGCAGCAGTCCTGCCCTGAGCACCTTCCCTCCGATTCCAGGATTGGGGAAGACAGAAGCACACCTGCCCTGCAGCCCCACCAGCCTTTCTGTCTCCTCACCTCTGACCTGGGCAACTCCTGA
- the MIF4GD gene encoding MIF4G domain-containing protein isoform X4 codes for MGEPGREEYKIQCFDAETQQLLKTALKDPGAVDLEKVANVIVDHSLQDSVFSKEAGRMCYAIIQAESKQAGQSVFRRGLLNRLQQEYQTREQLRARSLQGWVCYVTFICNIFDYLRVNNMPMMALVNPVYDCLFRLAQPDSLSKEEEVDCLVLQLHRVGEQLEKMNGQRMDELFVLIRDGFLLPAGLSSLAQLLLLEIIEFRAAGWKTTPAAHKYYYSELSD; via the exons ATGGGGGAGCCGGGTAGAGAGGAGTATAAAATCCAGTGTTTTGATGCAGAGACCCAGCAGCTGCTGAAGACAGCTCTCAAAG ATCCAGGTGCCGTGGACTTGGAGAAAGTGGCCAATGTGATTGTGGACCATTCTCTGCAGGACAGTGTGTTCAGCAAGGAAGCAGGACGCATGTGCTACGCCATCATTCAG GCAGAGAGCAAGCAAGCGGGCCAGAGTGTCTTCCGCCGTGGACTCCTCAACCGGCTGCAGCAGGAGTACCAGACTCGGGAGCAGCTTCGAGCCCGCTCCCTGCAGGGCTGGGTCTGCTACGTCACCTTTATCTGCAACATCTTTGACTACCTGAGG GTGAACAACATGCCCATGATGGCCCTGGTGAACCCCGTCTACGACTGCCTCTTCCGGCTGGCCCAGCCCGACAGCCTGagcaaggaggaggag GTGGACTGCCTGGTGCTGCAGCTGCATCGGGTCGGGGAGCAGCTGGAGAAGATGAACGGGCAGCGCATGGATGAGCTCTTTGTCCTCATCCGGGATGGCTTCCTGCTCCCAGCTGGCCTCAGCTCCCtggcccagctgctgctgctggagatCATCGAGTTCCGGGCAGCCGGCTGGAAGACCACCCCGGCCGCCCACAAGTATTACTACAGCGAGCTCTCTGACTAG
- the MIF4GD gene encoding MIF4G domain-containing protein isoform X1, with the protein MTSAAARRGRPSLQRRGRGARARCRPSGLRARGRGAGAAGAVLSPTPVKSCCGWIVMGEPGREEYKIQCFDAETQQLLKTALKDPGAVDLEKVANVIVDHSLQDSVFSKEAGRMCYAIIQAESKQAGQSVFRRGLLNRLQQEYQTREQLRARSLQGWVCYVTFICNIFDYLRVNNMPMMALVNPVYDCLFRLAQPDSLSKEEEVDCLVLQLHRVGEQLEKMNGQRMDELFVLIRDGFLLPAGLSSLAQLLLLEIIEFRAAGWKTTPAAHKYYYSELSD; encoded by the exons ATGACCTCAGCGGCGGCGAGGCGCGGGCGGCCCAGCCTGCAGCGCCGCGGTCGCGGGGCGCGCGCACGATGTCGGCCGAGCGGCCTTCGGGCACGCGGGCGCGGCGCCGGCGCGGCAG gTGCTGTCCTTAGTCCCACCCCAGTAAAGAGCTGCTGCGGCTGGATAGTCATGGGGGAGCCGGGTAGAGAGGAGTATAAAATCCAGTGTTTTGATGCAGAGACCCAGCAGCTGCTGAAGACAGCTCTCAAAG ATCCAGGTGCCGTGGACTTGGAGAAAGTGGCCAATGTGATTGTGGACCATTCTCTGCAGGACAGTGTGTTCAGCAAGGAAGCAGGACGCATGTGCTACGCCATCATTCAG GCAGAGAGCAAGCAAGCGGGCCAGAGTGTCTTCCGCCGTGGACTCCTCAACCGGCTGCAGCAGGAGTACCAGACTCGGGAGCAGCTTCGAGCCCGCTCCCTGCAGGGCTGGGTCTGCTACGTCACCTTTATCTGCAACATCTTTGACTACCTGAGG GTGAACAACATGCCCATGATGGCCCTGGTGAACCCCGTCTACGACTGCCTCTTCCGGCTGGCCCAGCCCGACAGCCTGagcaaggaggaggag GTGGACTGCCTGGTGCTGCAGCTGCATCGGGTCGGGGAGCAGCTGGAGAAGATGAACGGGCAGCGCATGGATGAGCTCTTTGTCCTCATCCGGGATGGCTTCCTGCTCCCAGCTGGCCTCAGCTCCCtggcccagctgctgctgctggagatCATCGAGTTCCGGGCAGCCGGCTGGAAGACCACCCCGGCCGCCCACAAGTATTACTACAGCGAGCTCTCTGACTAG
- the MIF4GD gene encoding MIF4G domain-containing protein isoform X3 codes for MTSAAARRGRPSLQRRGRGARARCRPSGLRARGRGAGAAGAVLSPTPVKSCCGWIVMGEPGREEYKIQCFDAETQQLLKTALKDPGAVDLEKVANVIVDHSLQDSVFSKEAGRMCYAIIQAESKQAGQSVFRRGLLNRLQQEYQTREQLRARSLQGWVCYVTFICNIFDYLRVNNMPMMALVNPVYDCLFRLAQPDSLSKEEERRCPPGRVRMKRGNVCTGRAQSLAHMSAQ; via the exons ATGACCTCAGCGGCGGCGAGGCGCGGGCGGCCCAGCCTGCAGCGCCGCGGTCGCGGGGCGCGCGCACGATGTCGGCCGAGCGGCCTTCGGGCACGCGGGCGCGGCGCCGGCGCGGCAG gTGCTGTCCTTAGTCCCACCCCAGTAAAGAGCTGCTGCGGCTGGATAGTCATGGGGGAGCCGGGTAGAGAGGAGTATAAAATCCAGTGTTTTGATGCAGAGACCCAGCAGCTGCTGAAGACAGCTCTCAAAG ATCCAGGTGCCGTGGACTTGGAGAAAGTGGCCAATGTGATTGTGGACCATTCTCTGCAGGACAGTGTGTTCAGCAAGGAAGCAGGACGCATGTGCTACGCCATCATTCAG GCAGAGAGCAAGCAAGCGGGCCAGAGTGTCTTCCGCCGTGGACTCCTCAACCGGCTGCAGCAGGAGTACCAGACTCGGGAGCAGCTTCGAGCCCGCTCCCTGCAGGGCTGGGTCTGCTACGTCACCTTTATCTGCAACATCTTTGACTACCTGAGG GTGAACAACATGCCCATGATGGCCCTGGTGAACCCCGTCTACGACTGCCTCTTCCGGCTGGCCCAGCCCGACAGCCTGagcaaggaggaggag AGACGGTGCCCACCAGGTCGTGTGAGGATGAAGCGGGGAAACGTGTGCACAGGCCgagcccagagcctggcacacatgagtgctcagtaa